The Populus nigra chromosome 19, ddPopNigr1.1, whole genome shotgun sequence genome includes a window with the following:
- the LOC133679738 gene encoding auxin-induced protein 6B-like has protein sequence MGFRLSAIVPAKQVLQLSASAASQAASNVSKGCLAVYVGEIQKKRFVTPISYLNQPTFQDLLVQAEEEFGYVHPMGGLTIDSLQRRHFP, from the coding sequence ATGGGTTTTCGCTTGTCTGCAATTGTGCCTGCTAAGCAAGTTCTTCAGCTTTCTGCATCAGCAGCAAGCCAAGCAGCTTCAAATGTTTCAAAGGGCTGCCTCGCAGTTTATGTTGGAGAAATCCAAAAGAAGCGATTTGTAACTCCGATATCATACTTGAACCAGCCTACATTTCAAGACTTGTTAGTTCAAGCTGAAGAAGAATTCGGATATGTTCATCCAATGGGTGGTCTCACGATCGATTCCTTGCAGAGAAGACATTTTCCTTGA
- the LOC133680203 gene encoding auxin-induced protein X15-like, translated as MGIRLFNAKQAVRRILLSAEESSNVPKGHFVVYVGETQKRCIVPISYLKNPSFQKLLRHVEEEYGFNHPMGGLTIPCTSWLNHSICCQLIIPNRFTRKSPLYDGSTRKVAMESEEQDMAGPES; from the exons ATGGGTATCCGTTTGTTCAATGCTAAGCAGGCTGTGAGGCGTATTCTTTTGTCTGCAGAAGAAAGCAGTAATGTGCCAAAAGGCCATTTTGTTGTGTATGTTGGAGAAACTCAAAAGAGATGTATTGTTCCCATCTCCTACTTGAAGAACCCTTCGTTTCAGAAGTTGCTTAGACATGTTGAAGAAGAGTATGGCTTTAACCATCCCATGGGAGGTCTCACCATCCCATGCA CTTCTTGGCTCAACCACTCAATCTGTTGTCAACTGATAATTCCCAATCGTTTCACACGTAAAAGCCCTTTGTACGATGGCTCTACAAGGAAAGTGGCGATGGAGTCTGAAGAGCAGGACATGGCTGGTCCAGAAAGTTGA